One window of Thalassovita mediterranea genomic DNA carries:
- the fabF gene encoding beta-ketoacyl-ACP synthase II — MRRVVITGIGLVSPLANGREATWERLLEGKSGAGPIDLFDTKDVPCKIACQVPWNDGRGGGSADDPHSFDPDKAASAKERRRIDEFILYALAAADECVEDSGWKPETDEQKERTGVLIGSGIGGLQSIYDTAITLHTQGARRVSPFFIPSALINLASGQVSIRHGFKGPNHSVVTACATGAHAIGDSARLIQYGDADLMLAGGAEAVICEIGIAGFCAAKAMSTSFNDTPEKASRPYDKDRDGFVMGEGAAILMLEEYEHAKARGAKIYAEVAGYGLTGDAYHITAPAEGSEGGYRAMKMALDHSGLDVSDIDYVNTHGTSTPKGDEGEIGAVERLFGEHAKNLSLSSTKSAVGHLLGAAGAIEGAFCALALRDQVMPPTLNLDNPSVDTQIDLIPHKAKKGKVRAAMSNSFGFGGTNACLILKQAD; from the coding sequence ATGCGCCGCGTAGTTATTACTGGAATCGGCCTGGTGTCGCCGCTCGCTAATGGGCGCGAGGCAACCTGGGAGAGGCTTCTTGAGGGCAAGTCGGGGGCAGGTCCTATCGACCTGTTCGATACCAAGGACGTGCCCTGCAAGATTGCCTGTCAGGTTCCGTGGAATGATGGACGCGGCGGCGGTAGTGCCGACGATCCTCACTCATTCGATCCGGACAAGGCGGCGAGCGCCAAAGAGCGCCGTCGCATTGACGAGTTCATCCTGTATGCGCTCGCAGCAGCCGACGAATGTGTTGAGGATTCAGGCTGGAAGCCCGAAACCGACGAGCAGAAGGAGCGCACAGGCGTTCTGATCGGCTCTGGCATCGGTGGTCTCCAGTCCATCTACGACACTGCCATCACACTGCACACCCAGGGCGCACGCCGCGTGAGCCCGTTCTTCATCCCGTCCGCACTGATCAACCTCGCTTCCGGCCAGGTCTCGATCCGTCACGGGTTCAAGGGGCCGAACCATTCTGTGGTGACGGCCTGTGCAACCGGTGCCCACGCCATCGGCGACTCGGCCCGTCTCATCCAGTATGGCGACGCGGACTTGATGCTTGCAGGCGGCGCAGAGGCTGTGATCTGCGAGATCGGCATTGCCGGTTTCTGTGCAGCCAAGGCCATGTCCACCAGCTTCAACGATACGCCTGAGAAAGCGTCCCGTCCTTATGACAAGGACCGCGATGGCTTCGTCATGGGCGAAGGCGCAGCGATCCTGATGCTCGAAGAGTATGAGCATGCCAAGGCACGCGGCGCCAAGATCTATGCAGAGGTCGCAGGCTATGGCCTGACGGGCGATGCCTATCACATCACGGCGCCTGCAGAGGGCTCCGAGGGCGGCTATCGCGCCATGAAAATGGCGCTGGATCATTCCGGCCTCGACGTGAGCGATATCGATTATGTGAACACGCACGGTACTTCGACGCCGAAGGGCGATGAAGGCGAGATCGGTGCGGTCGAACGTCTGTTCGGTGAGCATGCGAAGAACCTTTCGCTGTCATCGACCAAGTCCGCTGTCGGTCACCTTCTGGGGGCTGCTGGTGCGATTGAGGGCGCTTTCTGTGCGCTTGCGCTGCGTGACCAGGTCATGCCGCCGACGCTCAATCTCGACAATCCGAGTGTCGACACGCAGATCGATCTCATTCCGCACAAGGCCAAGAAGGGCAAGGTTCGTGCAGCCATGTCGAATTCCTTCGGTTTTGGCGGCACCAATGCGTGTCTTATCCTCAAACAGGCTGACTAG
- a CDS encoding acyl carrier protein, with amino-acid sequence MSDVFERVKKIVVENLDVEADKVTESASFIDDLGADSLDLVELVMAFEEEFNIEIPDDVQENIRTVGDAVTHIKAHVS; translated from the coding sequence ATGTCTGACGTTTTCGAGCGTGTAAAAAAGATCGTTGTCGAGAATCTCGACGTTGAAGCAGACAAGGTCACGGAATCGGCGAGCTTCATCGACGATCTCGGCGCTGACTCCCTCGACCTGGTCGAGCTGGTCATGGCTTTCGAAGAAGAGTTCAACATCGAAATCCCTGACGACGTTCAAGAGAACATCCGTACCGTTGGTGACGCTGTCACCCACATCAAGGCTCACGTCTCTTAA
- the fabG gene encoding 3-oxoacyl-[acyl-carrier-protein] reductase: MFDLSGRTALVTGASGGIGSAIAKSLSEAGAKVALSGTREGVLEEVRSGLPGEGVVVTANLSDAESVDSLVGRAEEALGGGLDILVANAGITRDKLLMQMKPEDFDDVMNVNLGSYYRLTKSVVRGMMKRRHGRIIGITSIVGVTGNPGQANYCASKAGMIGFTKALAQEVASRGITANCIAPGFIESPMTDVLPDAQKEALLGQIPSGKLGQGSDIASAAVYLASSEAAYVTGQTLHVNGGMAMI, encoded by the coding sequence ATGTTTGATCTCAGCGGACGCACAGCGCTAGTGACCGGGGCCTCAGGTGGCATCGGTAGCGCAATTGCGAAATCCCTGTCTGAAGCCGGCGCCAAGGTCGCCCTGTCCGGTACGCGTGAAGGCGTTCTGGAAGAGGTGCGCTCCGGCCTGCCAGGTGAGGGCGTCGTCGTCACCGCAAACCTGTCAGACGCTGAATCGGTCGACAGCCTTGTCGGGCGCGCCGAAGAAGCGTTGGGCGGCGGTCTCGATATCCTCGTCGCCAATGCGGGTATCACGCGCGACAAGCTGCTCATGCAGATGAAGCCCGAAGACTTTGATGATGTGATGAACGTCAATCTTGGCTCTTACTACCGCCTGACCAAGTCGGTGGTGCGGGGCATGATGAAGCGCCGCCACGGCCGTATCATCGGCATCACGTCCATTGTCGGTGTGACCGGCAATCCGGGACAGGCAAACTACTGCGCGTCAAAGGCCGGCATGATCGGCTTCACCAAGGCGCTTGCCCAGGAAGTCGCGAGCCGCGGCATCACCGCGAACTGTATCGCGCCGGGCTTTATCGAATCGCCCATGACGGATGTGCTGCCAGACGCGCAGAAAGAAGCGCTGCTCGGCCAGATCCCGTCTGGAAAACTCGGCCAGGGCAGTGATATAGCTTCGGCTGCGGTCTATCTTGCTTCATCAGAAGCCGCCTATGTCACGGGGCAGACTCTGCACGTGAATGGCGGCATGGCGATGATCTAG
- the fabD gene encoding ACP S-malonyltransferase: MTKFAFIFPGQGSQFIGMGKDLAAAYPEAREVFETVDAALHQDLSKLIWEGDEEELKLTANTQPALMAVSVAAIRALQAHGIGPDKAAFVAGHSLGEYSALAASGAIELADAARILRIRGNAMQAAVPPGEGAMAALLGATPEQAVALCELGRADGGACEIANDNAPGQIVISGAKGAVELAASKTGEVGIKKAMMLPVSAPFHCSMMQPAADEMMKALSDIEIKTPSVPVIANVTAEPTSDPVAIRQHLIEQVCGQVRWRESVEFMAAQGIELTVEAGAGKVLSVMNRRTAKDIEGLTLGSPEDIESVAKRLG, from the coding sequence ATGACCAAGTTCGCGTTCATTTTTCCCGGACAGGGCAGCCAGTTCATCGGCATGGGCAAGGACCTTGCCGCGGCATATCCAGAAGCGCGTGAGGTCTTCGAGACGGTGGACGCCGCGCTCCATCAGGACCTTTCGAAATTGATCTGGGAAGGTGATGAGGAAGAGCTGAAGCTGACGGCAAATACGCAGCCGGCGCTCATGGCTGTCAGTGTTGCCGCCATTCGTGCGCTTCAGGCCCATGGCATAGGCCCGGACAAGGCGGCTTTCGTGGCAGGCCACTCGCTTGGTGAGTATTCCGCCCTGGCCGCAAGCGGCGCGATCGAGCTTGCTGACGCGGCGCGCATTCTGCGTATCCGCGGCAATGCCATGCAGGCGGCTGTGCCTCCTGGTGAAGGTGCGATGGCGGCTTTGCTGGGCGCGACGCCAGAACAGGCAGTCGCGCTTTGTGAGCTTGGCCGCGCTGATGGCGGTGCCTGCGAGATCGCGAATGACAATGCGCCGGGGCAGATTGTGATTTCAGGCGCGAAGGGGGCTGTCGAACTCGCCGCCTCCAAGACCGGTGAAGTCGGTATCAAGAAGGCAATGATGCTGCCTGTCAGCGCGCCGTTCCATTGCTCGATGATGCAGCCTGCTGCCGATGAGATGATGAAGGCGCTGTCGGATATCGAGATCAAGACGCCGTCCGTGCCTGTGATTGCCAATGTCACGGCAGAGCCGACGAGCGACCCGGTCGCGATCCGTCAGCACCTGATCGAGCAGGTCTGCGGCCAGGTCCGCTGGCGCGAAAGTGTTGAGTTCATGGCGGCCCAGGGCATCGAGCTGACGGTCGAGGCGGGCGCCGGAAAGGTACTGAGCGTCATGAACCGCCGTACCGCCAAGGACATTGAAGGGCTGACACTGGGCAGTCCCGAAGACATAGAATCGGTTGCTAAGCGTCTCGGCTAG
- the rpsF gene encoding 30S ribosomal protein S6 — translation MALYEHVLISRPDISPAQVESQIEELGQWLESQGAKVGKTEYWGLRNLSYPINKQRKGHYSLLNIDGPAAAVHELERRHRISDDVIRYMTIKVEELDDEPSPMMGRKGRKD, via the coding sequence ATGGCACTTTATGAACACGTGCTGATCTCGCGTCCGGACATCTCGCCTGCACAGGTCGAGAGCCAGATCGAAGAGCTCGGCCAATGGCTGGAAAGCCAGGGCGCAAAGGTCGGCAAGACCGAATACTGGGGCCTGCGCAACCTCTCCTACCCGATCAACAAGCAGCGCAAGGGACACTACTCCCTGCTCAACATCGACGGCCCAGCAGCCGCCGTTCATGAGCTCGAGCGCCGTCACCGTATCTCCGACGACGTCATCCGTTACATGACGATCAAGGTCGAAGAGCTGGACGATGAGCCGTCCCCGATGATGGGCCGCAAGGGCCGCAAGGACTAG
- the rpsR gene encoding 30S ribosomal protein S18, whose product MSSENNAGDINITNIPARRTFNRRRKVDPFSGEGAPAIDYKDVKLLQRYISEKGKIVPSRITAVNVKNQRKLARAIKRARMLALLPFTVK is encoded by the coding sequence ATGTCTTCAGAAAACAACGCCGGTGATATCAACATCACCAACATCCCTGCCCGGCGCACCTTCAATCGCCGCCGCAAGGTCGATCCGTTCTCGGGCGAAGGCGCCCCGGCGATCGATTACAAGGATGTGAAACTGCTGCAGCGCTACATCTCCGAGAAGGGCAAGATTGTCCCGTCGCGGATCACTGCAGTGAACGTCAAGAACCAGCGTAAGCTTGCCCGCGCCATCAAACGCGCCCGTATGCTCGCGCTCCTGCCATTCACCGTTAAGTAG
- the rplI gene encoding 50S ribosomal protein L9, with protein sequence MDIILLERVENLGELGEEVTVKNGFARNFLLPRGKALIANDRNRARFAAERDLIEKRNADAREEAKQTGNNMDGAEVVLIRQSSDTGNLYGSVSTRDIVDALAEKDFKVRRGQIKLDQPIKTIGIYELGVRLHAEVLVEITVNVARSMEEAERQAAGENVIETIQAEQQGAAAEQSAELAEASAEREEATRDGGDDE encoded by the coding sequence ATGGACATCATCCTTCTTGAACGCGTCGAAAACCTTGGCGAGCTTGGCGAAGAAGTCACCGTGAAGAACGGCTTCGCCCGTAACTTCCTGCTGCCACGCGGCAAGGCGCTGATCGCAAACGATCGCAACCGCGCCCGTTTCGCTGCAGAGCGTGACCTCATCGAGAAGCGCAACGCAGACGCACGCGAAGAAGCCAAGCAGACCGGCAACAACATGGACGGCGCCGAAGTCGTTCTCATCCGCCAGTCTTCCGACACCGGCAACCTCTACGGTTCCGTCTCGACCCGCGACATCGTCGATGCGCTGGCCGAGAAGGACTTCAAGGTCCGCCGCGGTCAGATCAAGCTCGACCAGCCAATCAAGACGATCGGCATTTACGAGCTGGGCGTTCGCCTTCACGCGGAAGTTCTCGTCGAGATCACCGTGAACGTTGCCCGTTCGATGGAAGAAGCTGAACGTCAGGCTGCTGGCGAGAACGTCATCGAGACGATCCAGGCCGAACAGCAAGGCGCAGCTGCCGAGCAATCTGCTGAACTGGCTGAAGCCAGCGCAGAGCGCGAGGAAGCCACCCGCGACGGCGGCGACGACGAATAG
- a CDS encoding replicative DNA helicase, translating into MNDMSNTPKSVEAPHNLSAEAGVLGAILYDNNAFQRVADILRSTDFYSIPHQEIFEVCSTMIQGGRVADGITLREHFEKADKLQEIGGASYLAELLDSAAFGPEISDYARMIRDFAMRRDLIDIGATVQHRAFKPAPEEDGDKQLELAERQLFDLADRGSSGRGFHSFSTALKESLAMAEAAFKRDGKIAGVASQLDDLDTMLGGFHKSDLVILAGRPSMGKTTLATNIAFNAAQACRRETQPDGSKKTVEGAVVAFFSLEMSCEQLATRIIADRTGLNAHHIRQGDLDASDFEKIRQATEELQNLPLYIDDQGGISVSQLAARARRLKRTSGLDMVVIDYLQLLTSTTGKASDSRVQEITQITMGLKALAKELNVPVIALSQLSRQVEQREDKRPQLSDLRESGSIEQDADVVMFVYRESYYLERTEPQSGGEDPASAEKWTKWRQRMDEVLGTAEVIIGKQRHGPIGRVTLAFDANTTRFGNLKRQQPEPDFG; encoded by the coding sequence ATGAACGATATGTCCAATACGCCCAAGTCGGTCGAAGCACCGCACAATCTGTCGGCAGAAGCCGGCGTCCTCGGTGCGATCCTCTACGACAATAATGCGTTCCAGCGTGTTGCGGACATCCTGCGCTCCACTGACTTCTACTCGATCCCCCATCAGGAGATTTTCGAAGTCTGCTCGACAATGATCCAGGGCGGGCGTGTCGCTGACGGCATCACGCTGCGCGAGCATTTCGAGAAGGCTGACAAGCTGCAGGAAATCGGCGGCGCGTCCTATCTGGCAGAACTGCTCGACTCCGCAGCATTCGGCCCGGAAATCTCTGACTACGCCCGCATGATCCGCGATTTCGCGATGCGCCGTGACCTGATCGACATCGGGGCGACGGTCCAGCACCGCGCTTTCAAGCCAGCCCCTGAAGAAGACGGCGACAAGCAGCTGGAGCTCGCCGAGCGCCAGCTCTTTGACCTCGCAGACCGCGGCTCTTCCGGCCGCGGCTTCCATTCCTTTTCGACCGCTCTCAAAGAGTCGCTCGCCATGGCAGAGGCGGCCTTCAAGCGCGACGGCAAGATCGCCGGTGTGGCATCCCAGCTGGACGACCTCGACACGATGCTTGGCGGCTTCCACAAGTCTGACCTCGTCATCCTCGCGGGCCGCCCTTCCATGGGTAAGACCACGCTCGCGACCAATATCGCCTTCAACGCCGCGCAGGCCTGCCGCCGTGAGACTCAGCCTGACGGGTCGAAGAAAACCGTCGAAGGCGCTGTTGTTGCGTTCTTTTCTCTCGAAATGTCGTGTGAGCAACTCGCCACGCGTATCATCGCAGACCGCACAGGACTTAACGCCCACCACATCCGTCAGGGCGACCTTGATGCCAGCGATTTTGAAAAGATCCGCCAGGCGACAGAAGAGCTTCAGAACCTGCCGCTCTATATCGATGACCAGGGCGGAATCTCGGTCAGCCAGCTTGCCGCCCGTGCCCGGCGCCTGAAGCGCACCAGCGGCCTCGACATGGTCGTCATCGACTATCTTCAGCTTCTGACCTCCACGACCGGCAAAGCCAGCGACTCACGCGTTCAGGAGATCACGCAGATCACGATGGGCCTCAAGGCGCTCGCCAAGGAGCTCAACGTCCCGGTCATCGCCCTCTCCCAGCTGTCGCGTCAGGTCGAACAGCGTGAAGACAAACGCCCGCAGCTCTCTGACCTTCGCGAATCCGGCTCGATTGAGCAGGACGCTGACGTCGTCATGTTCGTCTACCGCGAGTCCTATTATCTGGAGCGGACCGAGCCCCAGTCTGGCGGTGAAGACCCGGCATCTGCGGAGAAATGGACCAAATGGCGCCAGCGCATGGACGAGGTTCTCGGCACCGCTGAAGTCATTATCGGCAAGCAGCGTCACGGCCCGATTGGCCGCGTCACCCTTGCCTTCGATGCCAACACGACCCGTTTCGGCAACCTCAAGCGCCAGCAGCCTGAACCAGACTTCGGCTAG
- the alr gene encoding alanine racemase translates to MSFSPRARVHLQNIVANWRTIAALIPESEAGAVVKANAYGHGVARVASALHEASCRTFFVAYVEEGAELRAAIGEDALILAFNGAEPSDADLARANAITPVLNALPAIKDWLSLTDAPDYAVHIDTGMNRLGVRMEDVAELKALTASRPPVHVMSHLVDSDDRSRSINAKQLERFSQAASHFPQARKSFANTGGCLMGQDYGFDVARPGIGLYGGGPPLPEGVSLKPGMTLEAPILTVQSVQPGETVGYGATYTFDTPRTLATVALGYGDGFPRSASNKGMASLGGITCPIVGRVSMDLITIDVTQARDLAKPGAFAQFIGAEVLLEGQARRAGTVGYELVTGLGHRVRRIYD, encoded by the coding sequence ATGAGTTTCAGCCCCCGCGCCCGCGTGCACCTTCAGAACATCGTCGCCAACTGGCGCACGATTGCTGCTCTCATCCCGGAGAGCGAGGCTGGCGCGGTCGTAAAGGCCAACGCCTACGGCCACGGCGTCGCCCGGGTCGCGTCCGCCCTGCATGAAGCCAGCTGCCGGACATTCTTCGTCGCCTATGTCGAGGAAGGTGCAGAGCTTCGCGCCGCCATCGGCGAAGACGCGCTCATTCTGGCCTTCAATGGCGCGGAGCCGTCTGACGCGGACCTCGCGCGCGCAAATGCCATCACACCTGTCCTGAACGCGCTGCCAGCCATCAAGGACTGGCTCTCCCTTACCGACGCCCCCGACTACGCAGTCCACATCGACACGGGCATGAACCGGCTCGGCGTGCGCATGGAAGATGTGGCCGAGCTGAAAGCCCTCACAGCCAGCAGGCCGCCAGTGCATGTCATGTCTCACCTCGTTGATTCAGACGACCGCTCGCGCTCGATCAACGCCAAGCAGCTTGAGCGTTTCAGCCAAGCCGCCTCCCACTTCCCACAGGCCCGAAAAAGCTTCGCCAATACTGGCGGCTGCCTGATGGGGCAGGATTACGGGTTTGACGTGGCACGCCCGGGCATCGGCCTCTATGGCGGCGGCCCGCCCCTTCCAGAAGGCGTCTCCCTCAAGCCCGGCATGACGCTGGAAGCGCCGATCCTGACGGTACAGAGCGTTCAGCCCGGCGAAACGGTCGGCTATGGCGCAACCTACACCTTCGATACACCGCGTACCCTCGCGACCGTGGCGCTCGGCTATGGCGACGGTTTCCCGCGCTCGGCCAGCAATAAGGGCATGGCCTCGCTGGGCGGCATCACCTGCCCGATCGTCGGGCGGGTTTCCATGGACCTGATTACGATCGACGTGACGCAGGCACGAGACCTTGCAAAGCCCGGAGCATTCGCCCAATTCATCGGGGCTGAGGTCCTGCTTGAAGGGCAGGCCAGACGCGCCGGCACAGTCGGCTATGAACTCGTAACAGGACTGGGCCATCGTGTCAGACGCATCTACGACTAA
- a CDS encoding ABC transporter permease, translated as MSDASTTKSGGFPNPLAWTGRGTLALFAEIGRLSIFSGRTALSALTPPWNLAQLWKQIIAIGFYSLPVVGLSAVFIGAALALNIYTGGNRFGAEQFVPNIVVLGITRELGATITGLMLAGRVTAGIAAEIGAMKVTEQIDALKTLSANPFRYLYAPRFLAAALTLPLLVLIADIIGVMGGWLVSVYALDFDSTTYIRNTMDFLTIEDVAVGLIKAVIFGMVIALMGCYQGSKSSAGATGVGRAATLSMVGAAVLVLAANYILSTFFVQIGI; from the coding sequence GTGTCAGACGCATCTACGACTAAATCCGGCGGCTTTCCGAACCCGCTCGCCTGGACAGGGCGCGGCACCCTTGCGCTCTTCGCGGAGATTGGCCGCCTGTCGATCTTCTCAGGTCGCACGGCTCTTTCTGCCCTCACCCCGCCCTGGAATCTTGCCCAGCTGTGGAAGCAGATCATCGCGATCGGTTTTTACTCACTTCCAGTCGTCGGCCTCTCAGCTGTCTTCATTGGCGCGGCACTGGCCCTTAACATCTATACGGGCGGCAATCGCTTTGGCGCTGAACAGTTCGTTCCGAACATCGTCGTCCTTGGCATAACGCGAGAGCTTGGCGCGACAATCACCGGCCTGATGCTGGCCGGCCGCGTCACGGCGGGTATCGCCGCAGAAATTGGCGCGATGAAAGTCACCGAGCAGATCGACGCGTTGAAGACGCTCTCGGCCAATCCGTTTCGCTATCTCTATGCGCCGCGCTTCCTGGCGGCCGCCCTTACCCTGCCACTCCTCGTCCTGATCGCAGACATCATCGGCGTCATGGGCGGCTGGCTGGTCAGCGTCTATGCGCTCGACTTCGACTCGACGACCTACATCCGCAACACGATGGACTTCCTGACGATCGAGGACGTCGCCGTCGGCCTCATCAAGGCTGTAATCTTCGGCATGGTGATCGCACTGATGGGTTGTTATCAAGGCTCGAAATCATCGGCTGGCGCGACAGGCGTCGGACGCGCCGCGACCCTTTCCATGGTCGGTGCGGCTGTTCTGGTCCTCGCCGCCAACTACATCCTCTCCACCTTCTTCGTGCAGATCGGCATCTGA
- a CDS encoding ATP-binding cassette domain-containing protein, with the protein MLELKGVEKSFGSNHVLRGVDIDVAPGRSLVVLGGSGSGKSVMLKNALGLMTPDAGKILFDGKDVTKDQGKTREAMRSRVGMLFQSGALFDSLTVWENVAFRLLNADKMKRSDAKEQAIETLKKVRLGASVADLRPAEISGGMQKRVALARAIITKPDLIFFDEPTTGLDPITADAINDLILEQVKALGAAAVTITHDMASARKVADEIAMLFEGKIIWRGPASEIDRSGNDHVDQFVHGRADGPIQPSL; encoded by the coding sequence ATCCTTGAACTCAAAGGCGTCGAGAAAAGCTTCGGCTCGAACCACGTCCTTCGCGGCGTCGATATCGATGTCGCCCCAGGGCGATCGCTCGTCGTGCTTGGCGGGTCAGGCTCCGGCAAGTCGGTCATGCTGAAGAACGCGCTTGGCCTGATGACACCCGATGCCGGCAAGATCCTGTTCGACGGGAAGGACGTCACAAAGGATCAGGGCAAGACCCGCGAAGCGATGCGGTCCCGCGTCGGCATGCTGTTTCAGTCGGGCGCCCTCTTCGACTCTCTCACCGTCTGGGAAAACGTTGCTTTCCGCCTGCTCAATGCCGACAAGATGAAGCGTTCCGACGCGAAAGAGCAGGCCATCGAGACCCTCAAAAAGGTTCGCCTTGGCGCTTCTGTCGCAGACCTTCGGCCAGCAGAAATATCAGGCGGCATGCAAAAGCGCGTCGCCCTCGCCCGCGCCATCATCACCAAGCCTGATCTCATTTTCTTCGACGAACCGACGACCGGTCTCGACCCCATCACCGCCGACGCAATCAATGATCTCATTCTCGAGCAGGTAAAAGCGCTCGGCGCCGCCGCTGTCACGATCACCCATGACATGGCCTCCGCCCGCAAGGTCGCTGACGAGATCGCCATGCTGTTCGAGGGCAAGATCATCTGGCGGGGCCCTGCCAGCGAGATTGACCGGTCCGGCAATGACCATGTCGACCAGTTCGTCCACGGCCGCGCCGACGGCCCGATCCAGCCATCCCTCTAG
- a CDS encoding TIGR03862 family flavoprotein has translation MAAEAAIEAGAQVSIYDAMPSVARKFLMAGKSGLNISHSEEEKLFRSRYRALDSRLDEMIAAFGPGDIERWMNGLGIESFTGSSGRVFPVMMKASPLLRAWLARLREGGARLHVRHRWRGWDEAGALVFHAPEGEVRRGADAVILALGGASWSRLGSDGAWAELLAAKGVELAPFQPSNCGFEVTWSKRLLEGFEGAPLKGVKLSAGQQSAQGDVVITRRGVESGALYPLSADLLRQIEGKGSAQLKVDLLPDVDMDGLRRRLAAVNPKDSSSNRLCKAARLDRTKIALVNEIARGAPPADAADLAAFLKALPVRIDASAPMDEAISTAGGVAWDALDERLMLNALPGVYCAGEMVDWDAPTGGYLLTACLAMGRAAGKAAASHHI, from the coding sequence ATGGCAGCAGAAGCCGCTATCGAGGCAGGCGCGCAGGTGTCGATCTATGACGCCATGCCGAGTGTCGCGCGCAAATTCCTTATGGCGGGCAAGAGCGGTCTGAACATCTCTCACAGCGAGGAAGAGAAGCTTTTCCGGTCCCGCTATCGCGCGCTGGATTCGCGGCTGGATGAGATGATTGCTGCGTTCGGGCCGGGCGACATTGAGCGCTGGATGAACGGGCTTGGGATCGAGAGCTTCACGGGGAGTTCGGGCCGGGTTTTTCCAGTGATGATGAAGGCATCTCCGCTCTTGCGCGCCTGGCTGGCGCGGCTGCGCGAAGGCGGCGCGCGACTTCATGTGCGCCATCGTTGGCGGGGATGGGACGAGGCCGGGGCGCTGGTGTTTCACGCGCCTGAAGGCGAGGTGAGGCGGGGGGCTGATGCGGTCATACTCGCGCTTGGCGGCGCGAGCTGGTCGAGGCTCGGCTCGGATGGGGCCTGGGCAGAGCTGCTGGCCGCGAAGGGTGTCGAGCTTGCGCCGTTCCAGCCGTCCAATTGCGGGTTCGAAGTGACCTGGTCGAAACGCCTGCTCGAAGGGTTTGAAGGCGCACCGCTGAAAGGCGTGAAGCTGTCGGCAGGCCAGCAGTCGGCGCAGGGCGATGTCGTCATCACCAGGCGCGGCGTTGAGAGCGGGGCGCTCTACCCCCTGTCTGCGGATTTGCTGCGGCAGATTGAGGGTAAGGGTTCGGCGCAGCTGAAGGTCGATCTTCTGCCTGATGTCGATATGGATGGGCTGAGACGGCGTCTGGCCGCTGTCAATCCAAAGGATTCAAGCTCCAACAGGCTGTGTAAGGCGGCGCGGCTCGACCGGACCAAGATCGCACTCGTGAACGAGATTGCGCGGGGGGCGCCGCCTGCAGATGCGGCAGATCTTGCTGCGTTCCTGAAGGCATTGCCGGTTCGCATCGATGCGTCCGCGCCGATGGATGAGGCCATCTCGACTGCGGGCGGGGTGGCATGGGACGCGCTGGATGAGCGGTTGATGCTGAATGCTCTGCCCGGCGTCTATTGCGCGGGCGAAATGGTCGACTGGGACGCGCCTACAGGTGGCTATCTCCTGACGGCCTGCCTTGCGATGGGCCGGGCGGCGGGGAAGGCGGCGGCCAGCCATCACATTTGA
- a CDS encoding UrcA family protein: MKNKSVITAIALTVCAGFAAPAFAGSTQAVKSVEADISGLDLATPEGRAMAESRIERAAEHACLARSGPQPIAYQRATAICVDAAVKDAMGRVFPKAERVAEAKTTSEG, encoded by the coding sequence ATGAAAAATAAGAGCGTTATCACCGCAATCGCCCTCACCGTCTGTGCAGGTTTTGCTGCGCCAGCCTTTGCCGGCAGCACCCAGGCCGTGAAATCCGTCGAAGCTGATATCTCCGGCCTCGACCTTGCCACACCCGAAGGCCGCGCCATGGCGGAGAGCCGGATCGAACGGGCGGCAGAACATGCCTGCCTTGCCCGCAGCGGCCCGCAACCGATCGCTTACCAGCGTGCCACGGCCATTTGTGTCGACGCCGCGGTCAAGGATGCAATGGGACGGGTTTTCCCGAAAGCCGAGCGTGTCGCAGAAGCCAAGACGACATCTGAAGGCTAG